The following proteins are encoded in a genomic region of Garra rufa chromosome 22, GarRuf1.0, whole genome shotgun sequence:
- the LOC141298125 gene encoding uncharacterized protein has product MRLLISLCVSLLLINGEITSAQTSESTTSSSDPCYDYNTLNEYWRDIRQNPYQYYDHDDTHVEWSGWYRLYLNGESAQMSEWCVSYKGCGGYTGLHLSGSHPTLEDGVVTREVLGSHVWSNQCDEYISTSIQVKACPGDYYVYELVKPDVSLHMPTYCAVAFQSVSSDPCYNYQYLDRPWRANNESGDYICDEHFSWNGWYRLFYNGMNIQMPETCVNSYSCNTYYNLWLNGPHPQIEDGVVTREVCSGSYWSSCCDYKTNPIRVKACPGNYYVYELVNPQIWCAGYCTDVSTISQVVSTVSPDIITGTSITLNYDPCNNYNTLDNHWRSTLNYWYWYGYINGHDDTRVEWDGWYRLFINGSSAQMPDWCISYMSCGGYSSLWLDGSHPQLEDGIVTREIYGSRYEQCSHYRSEPIQVKACPGSYYVYKFTRPKVSIPAPVYCAVSFTTPSDDPCYNYTSLDEPWRATDNYYYNNYYYYGMCDYNVEWNGWYRLFYNGQNAQMPESCVNQYMCGTYEPLWLNSPHPQLEDGVVTRQVCISSSSGCCDYSSHAIQVKACPGDYYVYEFVKPTGCGAYCAEVSSQSITSVSTTIPPTVSITPPITSTVPPVDPCNNYNVLDDPWRATNNQHSSQIMCDAWVSWNGWYRLYIQGQSVQMPDTCVSEYSCGTHAPLWLNGGHPTVEDGVVTRDVCGHWSNNCCYFQSNPIKVKACPGDYYVYEFVSPTTCEMAYCAETTTIETTTTTTETTTETTTTESSTSISDPCYSYNTLDEYWRDIRQNQYYGHDDTHVEWSGWYRLYLNGESAQMSEWCVNTVGCGGYTGLYLSGSHPTLEDGVVTREVLGSHVWSNQCGSYTSPSIQVKACPGNFYVYELVKPDLSIYMPSYCAVAFQSISSDPCHNYQYLDRPWRANNESGDWICDESFSWNGWYRLFYYGMNIQMPETCVNSYSCNTDYNLWLNGPHPQIEDGVVTREVCVGFYWGGCCDYKSKPIRVKACPGNYYVYELVNPQIWCSGYCTDVSTISQVVSTVSPDIITGSSITPNYDPCNNYNTLDNHWRSTLNYWYWYGYINEHDDTRVEWDGWYRLFINESNAQMPEGCASYMTCGGYSALWLGGTHPQLEDGVVTREIYGSRDYQCSRYRSEPIQVKACPGVYYVYKFTRPTVSIPAPVYCAVPITTPSADPCYTYTSLDEPWRATDNYYFNNYYNYHVMCDYNVEWNGWYRLFYNGQNAQMPESTVSGGMCGTYEPLWLNGPHPQLEDGVVTRQVCISSWSAYCDYSSHPIRVKACPGNYYVYEFVKPISCGAYCAEVSSQSITSASTTIPPTVSITPPITTTVPPVDPCYNYIILDDPWRATNNQHSSQIMCDAWVSWNGWYRLFIQGQSVQMPDTCVDEYSCGTHAPLWLNGGHPTVEDGVVTRDVCGHWSNNCCYFQSNPIKVKACPGDYYVYEFVSPTICEMAYCADAGNINTISTTVMPETTTTIETTAETTLTVNRNPCSELDCSEDERCGMKNGVYGCLCNNDQPRPQPDSFDFSETCESSSGSMSVSRCQLFEAGFSADVLHLNDPSCKGTVHNGRVEFHFDNDEHICGTNLVANGTHFVYSNFILGTPRLQGLISREKILKLSFSCVYPQTQTLTMNAEINPLESVVHKILPTGEGRYQVRMIPYEDDEFSRPFTGRVDAELDQKMNVEVRVEGVDSHQFALVLDRCWATPVNDPDHSLRWDLIVRECPNPNDDTVVLLQNGVSTSSRFSFRMFIFTANSTRLYLHCAVHLCLLSSNHCSMDCNSEHHWRERRSLDFHDSASISMGPLVLSQGNTDTWVSEQVKASKSSCLCASLMLLLVPLMSVLTLF; this is encoded by the exons ATGAGGCTTTTGATCTCACTGTGTGTGTCACTACTTCTGATTAATG gtgaAATAACCAGTGCACAAACTTCAG AATCTACAACTTCCAGCTCTGATCCATGCTATGACTATAACACACTTAATGAATACTGGAGAGACATACGGCAAAACCCATACCAGTACTATGACCATGATGACACCCATGTTGAATGGAGTGGCTGGTATCGGCTGTATTTGAATGGAGAAAGTGCCCAGATGTCTGAGTGGTGTGTGAGTTATAAGGGATGTGGTGGTTACACTGGACTGCATCTCAGCGGTTCTCATCCAACACTTGAGGATGGAGTGGTCACTCGTGAAGTTTTGGGAAGTCATGTATGGTCTAACCAGTGTGACGAATACATATCCACATCCATCCAAGTCAAAGCCTGTCCAGGAGATTATTACGTCTATGAACTTGTCAAGCCAGATGTATCGCTCCACATGCCTACATACTGTGCAg TTGCTTTTCAAAGCGTCAGCAGTGATCCCTGCTACAACTATCAATATCTGGATCGTCCCTGGAGAGCAAACAATGAAAGTGGAGATTACATTTGTGATGAACATTTCTCCTGGAATGGCTGGTACCGGCTTTTCTACAATGGAATGAACATCCAGATGCCAGAGACCTGTGTTAATTCATACAGCTGTAACACATACTATAACCTGTGGCTCAATGGCCCTCACCCTCAGATAGAGGATGGAGTGGTGACCAGAGAGGTTTGTTCAGGGTCTTATTGGAGCAGCTGCTGTGATTACAAGACAAACCCCATCAGAGTGAAAGCGTGTCCAGGCAATTACTATGTCTATGAACTTGTGAATCCACAAATCTGGTGTGCCGGATACTGCACAg atgTCAGCACAATTTCACAAGTGGTTTCCACTGTGAGTCCAGATATAATCACTGGAACCAGCATCACCTTGA ATTATGATCCGTGCAATAACTACAACACACTCGACAACCACTGGAGAAGCACACTCAACTACTGGTATTGGTATGGCTATATAAATGGACATGATGACACTCGTGTAGAATGGGATGGCTGGTATCGACTCTTCATTAATGGATCAAGTGCTCAGATGCCTGATTGGTGTATATCTTACATGTCATGTGGAGGTTATAGTTCTCTGTGGCTTGATGGCTCTCATCCTCAGCTAGAAGATGGAATTGTTACTCGTGAAATTTACGGCTCTCGCTATGAGCAGTGCAGTCACTACAGATCTGAACCAATCCAAGTCAAAGCTTGTCCTGGTAGTTACTACGTCTACAAATTTACCAGACCAAAGGTTTCAATCCCAGCTCCTGTATATTGTGCAG TGTCTTTCACCACCCCAAGCGATGATCCCTGCTACAACTACACAAGTCTGGATGAGCCTTGGAGAGCCACAGACAACTATTACTATAATAACTATTACTACTATGGCATGTGTGATTATAATGTGGAGTGGAATGGCTGGTACAGGCTGTTCTACAATGGTCAAAATGCTCAGATGCCAGAATCATGTGTTAATCAGTACATGTGTGGCACGTATGAGCCACTGTGGCTCAACAGCCCTCATCCACAGCTGGAAGATGGAGTGGTCACCCGTCAGGTCTGTATCTCCTCATCGAGTGGCTGCTGTGATTACTCATCCCATGCTATACAAGTCAAAGCCTGTCCAGGAGATTACTATGTTTATGAGTTTGTCAAGCCAACAGGTTGTGGAGCTTACTGTGCAG AAGTCTCAAGTCAGTCCATCACATCAGTGTCTACAACAATCCCACCCACAGTATCCATTACTCCACCAATCACATCCACTG TTCCCCCTGTTGACCCCTGCAACAACTACAATGTCCTGGATGATCCATGGAGAGCCACCAACAATCAACATTCCTCTCAAATAATGTGTGACGCTTGGGTCAGCTGGAACGGCTGGTACCGTCTCTACATTCAGGGTCAGAGCGTTCAGATGCCAGACACATGTGTTTCTGAGTATAGTTGTGGCACTCATGCTCCACTGTGGCTGAATGGAGGACATCCAACAGTTGAGGATGGAGTGGTCACTCGAGATGTCTGCGGTCACTGGAGCAATAACTGCTGCTATTTCCAATCCAATCCCATTAAAGTCAAAGCCTGTCCAGGAGATTATTATGTCTATGAGTTTGTGAGTCCAACTACCTGTGAAATGGCATACTGTGCAg AGACAACCACAATCGAAACTACAACCACAACCACAGAAACTACCACTGAAACCACAACGACTG AATCTTCAACTTCCATCTCTGATCCATGCTATAGTTATAACACTCTTGATGAATACTGGAGAGATATACGGCAAAACCAGTACTATGGCCATGATGACACCCATGTTGAATGGAGTGGCTGGTATCGGCTGTATTTGAATGGAGAAAGTGCCCAGATGTCTGAGTGGTGTGTGAATACTGTGGGATGTGGTGGTTACACTGGACTCTATCTCAGTGGTTCTCATCCAACACTTGAGGATGGAGTGGTGACTCGTGAAGTTTTGGGAAGTCATGTATGGTCTAACCAGTGTGGCTCCTACACATCCCCATCCATCCAAGTCAAAGCTTGTCCTGGAAATTTTTACGTCTATGAACTTGTCAAGCCAGATCTGTCGATCTACATGCCGTCATATTGTGcag TTGCTTTCCAAAGCATCAGCAGTGATCCCTGCCACAACTATCAGTATCTGGATCGTCCCTGGAGAGCCAACAATGAAAGTGGAGACTGGATTTGTGATGAATCTTTCTCCTGGAATGGCTGGTACCGGCTTTTCTACTATGGAATGAACATCCAGATGCCAGAGACCTGTGTTAATTCATACAGCTGTAACACAGACTATAATCTCTGGCTCAATGGTCCTCACCCTCAGATAGAGGATGGAGTGGTGACCAGAGAGGTCTGTGTAGGGTTTTATTGGGGTGGCTGTTGTGATTACAAGTCAAAACCCATCAGAGTGAAAGCATGTCCAGGCAATTACTATGTCTATGAACTTGTGAATCCACAAATTTGGTGTTCAGGATACTGCACAG ATGTCAGCACTATTTCACAGGTAGTTTCCACTGTAAGTCCAGATATAATCACTGGATCAAGCATCACCCCGA ATTATGATCCGTGCAATAACTACAACACACTCGACAACCACTGGAGAAGCACACTCAATTACTGGTATTGGTATGGCTATATAAATGAACATGATGACACTCGTGTTGAATGGGATGGCTGGTATCGACTTTTCATTAATGAGTCGAATGCTCAGATGCCCGAGGGATGTGCGTCTTACATGACCTGTGGAGGTTATAGTGCTCTGTGGCTTGGTGGCACTCATCCTCAGCTAGAAGATGGTGTTGTTACCCGTGAAATTTACGGCTCTCGTGATTATCAGTGCAGTCGCTACAGATCTGAACCAATCCAAGTCAAAGCTTGTCCTGGAGTTTATTACGTCTACAAGTTTACCAGACCAACAGTTTCGATCCCAGCACCTGTATATTGTGCAG TACCTATCACCACCCCAAGTGCTGACCCCTGCTACACCTACACCAGTCTGGATGAACCTTGGAGAGCCACAGACAACTATTACTTTAATAACTATTATAACTATCATGTCATGTGTGATTATAATGTGGAGTGGAATGGCTGGTACAGGCTGTTCTACAATGGTCAAAATGCCCAGATGCCAGAATCAACTGTTAGTGGAGGCATGTGTGGCACTTATGAGCCACTGTGGCTCAATGGCCCTCATCCACAGCTGGAAGATGGAGTGGTCACCCGACAGGTCTGTATCTCCTCATGGAGTGCCTACTGTGATTACTCATCCCACCCTATAAGAGTCAAAGCATGTCCAGGAAATTACTACGTTTATGAGTTTGTCAAGCCTATATCTTGTGGAGCTTACTGTGCAG AAGTCTCAAGTCAGTCCATCACATCAGCGTCAACAACAATCCCACCCACAGTATCCATTACTCCACCAATCACAACCACTG TTCCTCCTGTTGACCCCTGCTACAACTACATTATCCTGGATGATCCATGGAGAGCCACCAACAATCAACATTCCTCTCAAATAATGTGTGACGCTTGGGTCAGCTGGAACGGCTGGTACCGTCTCTTCATTCAGGGTCAGAGCGTTCAGATGCCAGACACATGTGTTGATGAGTATAGTTGTGGCACTCATGCTCCACTGTGGCTGAATGGAGGACATCCAACAGTTGAGGATGGAGTGGTCACTCGAGATGTCTGCGGTCACTGGAGCAATAACTGCTGCTATTTCCAATCCAATCCCATTAAAGTCAAAGCCTGTCCAGGAGATTATTACGTCTATGAGTTTGTGAGTCCAACTATCTGTGAAATGGCATACTGTGCAg aTGCAGGGAACATAAATACTATCTCTACAACTGTAATGCCAGAGACAACTACAACCATAGAAACTACAGCGGAAACCACATTGACAG TTAATAGAAATCCTTGTTCTGAACTCGACTGCTCTGAAGATGAAAGGTGTGGGATGAAAAATGGTGTTTATGGCTGTTTATGTAACAATGACCAACCCAGACCACAACCCGACTCTTTTG ATTTCTCAGAAACCTGTGAAAGCAGCTCTGGCTCCATGTCTGTGTCTCGCTGTCAGCTCTTTGAGGCTGGCTTTTCAGCTGATGTCTTACACCTCAATGATCCCAGCTGCAAAGGAACGGTCCATAATGGCAGAGTGGAATTCCATTTTGATAACGATGAACACATCTGTGGCACAAACCTTGTG GCCAATGGTACTCACTTCGTCTATAGTAACTTTATTCTGGGGACACCGAGGTTACAAGGTCTCATCAGCAGAGAAAAAATCCTTAAGCTTTCTTTCAGCTGTGTTTATCCTCAAACACAAACACTTACCATGAATGCAGAAATCAATCCACTGGAGAG TGTTGTGCACAAGATCCTCCCCACTGGTGAAGGGAGATATCAGGTTCGGATGATTCCATATGAGGATGATGAGTTTTCCCGGCCCTTCACTGGTAGAGTAGATGCAGAGCTTGACCAGAAGATGAATGTGGAAGTTCGTGTTGAGGGGGTTGACAGTCACCAGTTTGCCCTGGTGCTGGACAGATGTTGGGCTACACCTGTGAATGACCCTGATCACAGTCTCCGCTGGGATCTCATCGTTAGAGA GTGTCCCAATCCAAATGATGACACAGTGGTGCTGCTGCAGAATGGCGTCTCAACATCCAGCCGTTTCTCCTTCAGGATGTTTATCTTCACTGCAAACTCCACTAGGCTTTACCTGCACTGTGCTGTTCACCTTTGCCTTCTCTCAAGCAATCACTGCTCAATG GACTGTAACTCTGAACACCACTGGAGAGAGCGCAGGTCTCTGGACTTCCATGACAGTGCTTCCATATCTATGGGTCCTCTGGTGTTGTCTCAAGGGAACACAg ACACGTGGGTCTCAGAGCAAGTGAAGGCATCTAAGTCTTCTTGTCTGTGTGCTTCTCTGATGCTGTTACTTGTTCCTCTGATGAGTGTCCTGACCCTCTTCTAG